Proteins found in one Agaribacterium sp. ZY112 genomic segment:
- a CDS encoding acyl-CoA thioesterase translates to MKTNVILSCETDITIEFYDVDSMDMVWHGNYVKYLEQARCRLFEKLGYDYSCMLAHGHAWPIVDLKIKYIKPAVFCQKIRIYSELVEWEHRLKVRYIIMDAESGLRLTKAQTTQMVVDLESGETLFEAPEILKQKVQAIREEQ, encoded by the coding sequence ATGAAGACCAATGTGATCTTAAGTTGTGAAACTGATATTACGATTGAATTTTACGATGTGGATTCAATGGATATGGTTTGGCATGGCAACTATGTTAAGTATCTTGAACAGGCCCGTTGCCGTTTATTTGAAAAACTAGGTTATGACTATAGCTGTATGTTGGCACATGGTCATGCATGGCCGATCGTTGACTTAAAGATTAAATATATTAAGCCCGCGGTGTTTTGCCAAAAAATACGAATTTATAGTGAGCTAGTTGAATGGGAGCACCGCTTGAAGGTGCGCTATATCATTATGGATGCCGAGAGTGGTTTACGTTTAACTAAAGCGCAGACAACACAGATGGTTGTGGATCTTGAGTCGGGAGAAACTCTATTTGAAGCGCCGGAGATATTGAAACAAAAAGTACAAGCTATTAGGGAAGAGCAATAA
- a CDS encoding outer membrane lipoprotein carrier protein LolA, translating into MTLYRTYVLLLPMLLSLAVRAVELPEAPNEPVLSGSFQQQRLMQGFSRPMLSSGHFVFWRERGVLWQLELPFVKTTTYLSDETLSWTTEGQLIERKISDQIEKEVAAIIIALLGADYEHLQRRFILSYTEDAQVWSINLQPKDQLLAEYLESIDISGRDFIDTLSVHSSNGDTNVTSFVLENRSLEPSVKAQPFFMPNPGINP; encoded by the coding sequence ATGACTTTGTATCGTACTTATGTGTTGTTACTCCCTATGCTTTTGAGCTTAGCTGTTCGTGCCGTTGAGCTACCAGAGGCGCCTAATGAGCCTGTGCTGAGTGGTAGTTTTCAGCAGCAAAGGCTGATGCAAGGGTTTAGTAGACCAATGTTGTCGAGTGGGCATTTTGTTTTTTGGCGTGAGCGCGGTGTACTTTGGCAGCTAGAGCTACCATTTGTAAAAACGACAACTTACTTAAGCGATGAAACCTTGTCGTGGACTACAGAGGGACAGCTAATTGAGCGTAAAATATCTGATCAAATCGAAAAGGAAGTTGCAGCAATTATTATTGCTTTATTAGGGGCTGATTATGAGCACTTACAGCGTCGTTTTATATTGTCTTATACCGAAGATGCTCAAGTTTGGTCAATTAACTTGCAGCCTAAAGATCAACTTTTAGCTGAATACCTAGAATCTATTGACATAAGTGGTCGAGACTTTATCGATACTTTGAGCGTACACTCGAGCAACGGTGATACAAATGTAACAAGTTTTGTGCTCGAGAATAGATCCTTAGAGCCGAGTGTGAAAGCTCAGCCATTTTTTATGCCTAACCCTGGTATAAACCCTTAA